A genomic segment from Diadema setosum chromosome 11, eeDiaSeto1, whole genome shotgun sequence encodes:
- the LOC140235226 gene encoding uncharacterized protein: MTKEEAATEETKPETKTESAPDTPPKAEGETKSDEGQKSDEGTAEEGKADESKPESKTTTTSTRKKKWLPWQRRDGNSVKGASSPTTEQPNSSEDREPTEAEVDAELQKRIQDLEQQKARLNERLTLYRKISDLEKEVGEMRGEIDKLKVTVQRGDETADTKVPDEGNGTTKPFAFQQ, from the exons ATGACTAAGGAAGAGGCAGCTACGGAGGAGACCAAGCCAGAGACCAAGACCGAGTCTGCACCCGACACGCC TCCCAAGGCAGAGGGTGAGACCAAGTCGGATGAAGGCCAGAAGAGCGACGAGGGCACCGCCGAGGAGGGAAAGGCTGACGAGTCGAAACCGGAAAGCAAAACGACCACGACGTCGACAAGGAAGAAGAAGTGGCTACCGTGGCAGAGGCGAGACGGCAACAGCGTAAAGGGAGCGAGTAGCCCCACCACCGAACAGCCCAACAGCTCAG AAGACCGGGAGCCGACGGAGGCGGAGGTTGATGCGGAACTGCAGAAGCGAATCCAGGATCTGGAGCAGCAGAAGGCGAGGCTGAATGAGCGCCTGACGTTGTACAGGAAGATCTCCGACCTGGAGAAAGAAGTGGGCGAGATGCGGGGCGAGATCGACAAGCTGAAGGTGACCGTGCAGAGGGGGGACGAGACGGCGGATACCAAGGTGCCGGATGAAG GTAATGGAACGACGAAGCCTTTTGCGTTTCAACAGTAA